Proteins encoded by one window of Chanos chanos chromosome 7, fChaCha1.1, whole genome shotgun sequence:
- the LOC115816587 gene encoding E3 ubiquitin-protein ligase TRIM39-like has product MASSSSLLSDEQFQCSICLDVFTDPVSTPCGHNFCMTCIKTYWDTSPHCHCPLCKENFTVRPELKINTTLRDVVAHFKRRGDVAKHGEVSCDVCTGNKLKALKSCLVCLTSYCETHLEPHQRVLALKRHKLIDPVKNLEDYICKKHERPLELFCRDDQTCVCQFCTEGEHRTHNTVPIEEESKRRKNHLGIIQMDVHRLIRDRLRKIQEIKQKVKLSKKTTEKKTAESIEILTALMRSIERVQAEFLELMEEKQKTAEKEAEGVIKKLEQEISDLKRRDIELEQLSHTEDLLHLLQIYPSVCSPPHTKDWTDISIKTAVSVDTLRRSLTQLEESFNKTMENITEMELKNIQQFAVDVTLDPDTAYPKLILSDDGKQVTCRDTRQDLSDNPKRFDTCNCVLGKEGFSSGKFYYEVQVSGKTKWDLGVATESISRKGKIKLTPKKGFWTVCLRNGNEYKARSDPSVLLSLKQKPQKVGVFVDYEEGVVSFYNVETRSHIYSFTGQSFTETLYPYFSPCGSDRGKNLALLIITPVSQNE; this is encoded by the exons atggcttcctccagcagtctcctgtctgaCGAGCAGTTCCAGTGTTCtatctgtctggatgtgttcactgatcCAGTCTCTACTCCATGTGGACACAACTTCTGTATGACCTGTATCAAAACATACTGGGACACCAGTCCACACTGCCACTGCCCACTGTGTAAAGAGAACTTTACTGTGAGACCTGAACTCAAGATCAATACAACCCTCAGAGATGTTGTGGCTCATTTTAAAAGGAGGGGTGATGTTGCCAAACATGGAGAAGTGTCCTGTGATGTCTGTACTGGTAACAAACTGAAGGCGCTTAAGTcttgtctggtgtgtctgaccTCTTACTGTGAGACTCACCTGGAGCCTCATCAGAGAGTCTTAGCCTTGAAGAGACACAAACTGATTGATCCTGTGAAGAATCTGGAAGATTATATCTGTAAGAAACATGAGAGACCCCTGGAActgttctgtagagatgatcagacatgtgtgtgtcagttctgtactgAGGGAGAGCACAGAACTCACAACACTGTTCCCATAGAGGAGGAGAGTAAGAGGAGGAAG AATCACCTGGGAATCATACAGATGGACGTGCATCGGTTGATCCGGGACAGACTCAGAAAGATTCAAGAGATCAAACAGAAAGTCAAACTCAGTAAA aaaaccacagagaaaaagacagcagaaaGTATTGAGATCTTAACTGCTCTTATGAGATCCATTGAGAGAGTCCAGGCTGAGTTTCTTGAGttgatggaggagaaacagaaaacagcagagaaggaGGCTGAAGGAGTCATTAAAAAACTGGAGCAGGAAATCAGTGATCTAAAGAGGAGAGACAttgagctggagcagctctcacacactgaggacctcctccacctcctacag ATTTACCCATCTGTGTGCAGCCCTCCACACACCAAGGACTGGACTGACATCAGTATTAAgactgctgtgagtgtggaCACTCTGAGGAGATCTCTGACTCAGCTGGAGGAATCATTCAATAAGACAATGGAGAATATAACAGAGATGG AACTAAAGAACATTCAGCAGTTTGCAG tggatgtgactctggatcctgatacCGCATATCCtaaactcatcctgtctgatgatgggAAACAAGTGACATGTCGAGACACAAGACAGGATCTCTCTGACAACCCAAAGAGGTTTGATACGTGTAATTGtgtcctgggaaaggagggaTTCTCCTCAGGGaaattttactatgaggtgcaGGTCAGTGGGAAGACGAAATGGGATTTAGGAGTGGCCACGGAGTCCATCAGCAGAAAGGGAAAAATTAAACTGACCCCTAAGAAAGGATTCTGGACTGTTTGTCTGAGGAATGGGAATGAGTACAAGGCTCGTTCTGatccctctgtcctcctctctctgaaacagaaaccccagaaggtgggggtgtttgtggattatgaggagggtgtGGTCTCCTTTTATAATGTGGAGACCAggtctcatatctactctttcactggtcagtctttcactgaaaCACTCTATCCATACTTCAGTCCATGTGGTAGCGATCGAGGTAAAAACTTAGCTTTACTGATTATCACTCCTGTCAGTCAAAATGAATGA
- the LOC115816580 gene encoding E3 ubiquitin-protein ligase TRIM39-like isoform X2 encodes MASSSSLLSEEQFQCPICLDVFTDPVSTPCGHNFCMTCIKGFWDSSDSCRCPMCKRKFEKRPELFVNTMFADLTAQFRKSVEVKASSILQIPAVKTRDISCDICTEEKRVALKSCLVCLTSYCETHLEPHQRVSALKKHKLIDPVENVEDYICKKHERPLELFCRDDQTCVCQFCTEGEHRTHNTVPIEEESGEKRTQIGKTQTEVQQMIQDRLKKIEEIRHSVEINKRVQAELLEVMEEKQKATEKEAEGVIKELEQEISDLKRRDTELEQLSHTEDLLHLLQIHPSVCSPPHTKNWSDISIKTAVSVDTLRRSQTQIEESFSKAVEKITEIDLKNIQLFAVDVTLDPVTAHPNLILSDDGKDVRNGNTRQNLPDSSKRFDTCCSVLGKEGFSSGRFYYEVEVKGKTDWDLGMARESINRKGNITLNPKNGFWTVWLRNGKRYEANASPSVLLSLKHKPQKVGVFVDYEEGVVSFYDVEARSHIYSFTGQSFTGKLYPYFSPSPNLGGKNSAPLIITPISQTE; translated from the exons atggcttcctccagcagtctcctgTCAGAGGAGCAGTTCCAGTGTCCtatctgtctggatgtgttcactgatcCAGTCTCTACTCCATGTGGACACAACTTCTGTATGACCTGTATCAAAGGATTCTGGGACAGCAGTGACTCCTGTCGGTGTCCAATGTGTAAGAGGAAGTTTGAGAAGAGACCAGAGCTCTTTGTCAATACAATGTTTGCTGATTTAACGGCTCAGTTCAGGAAGTCAGTTGAGGTGAAGGCCAGCAGTATCCTACAGATACCTGCTGTTAAAACCAGAGACATTTCATGTGATATCTGCACAGAGGAGAAACGTGTTGCtctgaagtcctgtctggtgtgtctgaccTCTTACTGTGAGACTCACCTGGAGCCTCATCAGAGAGTCTCAGCCttgaagaaacacaaactgattgatcctgtggagaatgtggaggattatatctgtaagaaacatgagagacccctggagctgttctgtagagatgatcagacatgtgtgtgtcagttctgtactgagggagagcacagaactcacaacactgttcccatagaggaggagagtggagagaagAGG acacagatagggaaaacacagacagaagtcCAGCAAATGATCCAGGACAGACTGAAGAAGATTGAAGAGATCAGACACTCAGTAGAGATCAATAAA AGAGTCCAGGCTGAGCTGCTTGAggtgatggaggagaaacagaaagcaacaGAGAAGGAGGCCGAAGGAGTCATTAAAGAACTGGAGCAGGAAATCAGTGatttaaagaggagagacactgagctggagcagctctcacacactgaggacctcctccacctcctacag ATTCACCCATCTGTGTGCAGCCCTCCACACACCAAGAACTGGTCTGACATCAGTATTAAgactgctgtgagtgtggaCACTCTGAGGAGATCTCAAACTCAGATTGAGGAATCATTCAGTAAGGCAGTGGAGAAGATAACAGAGATAG ATCTAAAGAACATTCAGCTGTTTGCAG tggatgtgactctggatcctgtTACAGCTCATCCAAacctcatcctgtctgatgatggaAAAGATGTGAGAAACGGAAACACAAGACAGAATCTCCCAGACAGCTCAAAGAGGTTTGATACCTGCTGTAGtgtcctgggaaaggaggggttctcctcagggagattttactatgaggtggaAGTCAAGGGGAAAACTGACTGGGATTTAGGAATGGCCAGAGAATCCATTAACAGAAAGGGAAATATTACACTGAACCCTAAGAATGGATTCTGGACTGTATGGCTGAGGAATGGGAAGAGGTATGAGGCCAATGCAagtccctctgtcctcctctctctgaaacacaaaccccagaaggtgggggtgtttgtggattatgaggagggtgtggtctccttttatgatgtggaggccaggtctcatatctactctttcactggcCAGTCTTTCACTGGGAAACTCTATCCATACTTCAGTCCCTCTCCTAATCTTGGAGGTAAAAACTCAGCTCCACTGATCATCACTCCTATAAGCCAAACTGAATGA
- the LOC115816580 gene encoding zinc-binding protein A33-like isoform X1 encodes MASSSSLLSEEQFQCPICLDVFTDPVSTPCGHNFCMTCIKGFWDSSDSCRCPMCKRKFEKRPELFVNTMFADLTAQFRKSVEVKASSILQIPAVKTRDISCDICTEEKRVALKSCLVCLTSYCETHLEPHQRVSALKKHKLIDPVENVEDYICKKHERPLELFCRDDQTCVCQFCTEGEHRTHNTVPIEEESGEKRTQIGKTQTEVQQMIQDRLKKIEEIRHSVEINKKTTQEEKEDIVKVFTSLMRSIERVQAELLEVMEEKQKATEKEAEGVIKELEQEISDLKRRDTELEQLSHTEDLLHLLQVSVPLSAHPPHTKNWSDISIKTAVSVDTLRRSQTQIEESFSKAVEKITEIDLKNIQLFAVDVTLDPVTAHPNLILSDDGKDVRNGNTRQNLPDSSKRFDTCCSVLGKEGFSSGRFYYEVEVKGKTDWDLGMARESINRKGNITLNPKNGFWTVWLRNGKRYEANASPSVLLSLKHKPQKVGVFVDYEEGVVSFYDVEARSHIYSFTGQSFTGKLYPYFSPSPNLGGKNSAPLIITPISQTE; translated from the exons atggcttcctccagcagtctcctgTCAGAGGAGCAGTTCCAGTGTCCtatctgtctggatgtgttcactgatcCAGTCTCTACTCCATGTGGACACAACTTCTGTATGACCTGTATCAAAGGATTCTGGGACAGCAGTGACTCCTGTCGGTGTCCAATGTGTAAGAGGAAGTTTGAGAAGAGACCAGAGCTCTTTGTCAATACAATGTTTGCTGATTTAACGGCTCAGTTCAGGAAGTCAGTTGAGGTGAAGGCCAGCAGTATCCTACAGATACCTGCTGTTAAAACCAGAGACATTTCATGTGATATCTGCACAGAGGAGAAACGTGTTGCtctgaagtcctgtctggtgtgtctgaccTCTTACTGTGAGACTCACCTGGAGCCTCATCAGAGAGTCTCAGCCttgaagaaacacaaactgattgatcctgtggagaatgtggaggattatatctgtaagaaacatgagagacccctggagctgttctgtagagatgatcagacatgtgtgtgtcagttctgtactgagggagagcacagaactcacaacactgttcccatagaggaggagagtggagagaagAGG acacagatagggaaaacacagacagaagtcCAGCAAATGATCCAGGACAGACTGAAGAAGATTGAAGAGATCAGACACTCAGTAGAGATCAATAAA AAAACCACACaggaagaaaaggaagacaTTGTAAAAGTCTTCACTTCTCTTATGAGATCCATTGAGAGAGTCCAGGCTGAGCTGCTTGAggtgatggaggagaaacagaaagcaacaGAGAAGGAGGCCGAAGGAGTCATTAAAGAACTGGAGCAGGAAATCAGTGatttaaagaggagagacactgagctggagcagctctcacacactgaggacctcctccacctcctacaggtgagtgtccctctctctgctca CCCTCCACACACCAAGAACTGGTCTGACATCAGTATTAAgactgctgtgagtgtggaCACTCTGAGGAGATCTCAAACTCAGATTGAGGAATCATTCAGTAAGGCAGTGGAGAAGATAACAGAGATAG ATCTAAAGAACATTCAGCTGTTTGCAG tggatgtgactctggatcctgtTACAGCTCATCCAAacctcatcctgtctgatgatggaAAAGATGTGAGAAACGGAAACACAAGACAGAATCTCCCAGACAGCTCAAAGAGGTTTGATACCTGCTGTAGtgtcctgggaaaggaggggttctcctcagggagattttactatgaggtggaAGTCAAGGGGAAAACTGACTGGGATTTAGGAATGGCCAGAGAATCCATTAACAGAAAGGGAAATATTACACTGAACCCTAAGAATGGATTCTGGACTGTATGGCTGAGGAATGGGAAGAGGTATGAGGCCAATGCAagtccctctgtcctcctctctctgaaacacaaaccccagaaggtgggggtgtttgtggattatgaggagggtgtggtctccttttatgatgtggaggccaggtctcatatctactctttcactggcCAGTCTTTCACTGGGAAACTCTATCCATACTTCAGTCCCTCTCCTAATCTTGGAGGTAAAAACTCAGCTCCACTGATCATCACTCCTATAAGCCAAACTGAATGA